In one Pseudomonas fitomaticsae genomic region, the following are encoded:
- a CDS encoding MFS transporter, translating into MTTAPSSLAQPDQPARPLTRNDYKTLSLSALGGALEFYDFIIFVFFATVVGKLFFPADMPEWLRLMQTFGIFAAGYLARPLGGIVMAHFGDLLGRKKMFTLSIFMMAVPTLIMGLLPTYAQIGLWAPILLLLMRVIQGAAIGGEVPGAWVFVSEHVPGKHIGYACGTLTSGLTAGILLGSLVATAINSIYTPAEVSDYAWRIPFLLGGVFGLFSVYLRRWLHETPVFAELQQRKALAEEVPLRAVLRDHRGAIAVSMLLTWLLSAGIVVVILMTPTVLQTVYHFSPTTALQSNSLAIVFLSLGCIISGALADRFGAGRVFVFGCLGLLASSWTFYHSLADHPNWLFPLYALTGFLVGTIGAVPYVMVKAFPPVVRFSGLSFSYNVAYAIFGGLTPMVVSLLLKESAMGPAYYVAVLCGMGILVGAWLWKKGR; encoded by the coding sequence ATGACCACAGCGCCCTCGAGCCTCGCGCAGCCCGACCAACCCGCACGACCGTTGACCCGCAATGACTACAAGACTCTGTCGCTATCGGCCCTGGGGGGCGCGCTGGAGTTCTACGATTTCATCATCTTCGTGTTCTTCGCCACCGTGGTCGGCAAATTGTTCTTCCCGGCCGACATGCCCGAGTGGCTGCGCCTGATGCAGACCTTCGGCATCTTCGCCGCCGGCTACCTCGCACGGCCGCTGGGCGGGATCGTCATGGCGCACTTCGGCGACCTGCTGGGGCGCAAGAAGATGTTCACCCTGAGCATTTTCATGATGGCCGTGCCGACCCTGATCATGGGCCTGCTGCCGACCTACGCGCAGATCGGCCTGTGGGCGCCGATCCTGCTGCTGTTGATGCGCGTCATCCAGGGCGCGGCGATTGGCGGCGAAGTGCCGGGGGCGTGGGTCTTCGTTTCCGAACACGTACCCGGCAAGCACATCGGCTACGCCTGCGGCACCCTGACCAGCGGCCTGACGGCGGGCATTCTGCTCGGTTCGCTGGTCGCCACCGCGATCAACAGCATCTATACGCCAGCGGAAGTGTCGGATTACGCCTGGCGTATTCCGTTCCTGCTGGGGGGGGTGTTCGGTCTGTTCTCGGTCTACCTGCGCCGCTGGCTGCACGAAACTCCGGTGTTCGCTGAACTGCAACAGCGCAAGGCGCTGGCCGAAGAAGTGCCGCTGCGCGCCGTGCTGCGTGATCATCGCGGGGCGATCGCAGTGTCGATGCTGCTGACCTGGCTGCTGTCTGCCGGCATCGTCGTGGTGATCCTGATGACCCCGACCGTGCTGCAAACGGTCTATCACTTCTCGCCGACCACCGCGCTGCAATCCAACAGCCTGGCGATCGTATTCCTGAGCCTGGGCTGCATCATTTCCGGCGCACTGGCCGATCGCTTCGGTGCCGGTCGCGTGTTCGTGTTCGGCTGCCTGGGCTTGCTGGCCAGTTCCTGGACCTTCTATCACAGCCTCGCCGATCACCCGAACTGGCTGTTCCCGCTGTATGCGTTGACCGGTTTCCTGGTCGGCACCATCGGCGCGGTGCCTTATGTCATGGTCAAGGCGTTCCCGCCGGTGGTGCGCTTCAGCGGTCTGTCCTTCTCTTATAACGTTGCCTACGCCATCTTCGGCGGCCTGACCCCGATGGTGGTCAGCCTGCTGCTGAAAGAAAGCGCGATGGGGCCTGCCTACTATGTGGCGGTGCTGTGCGGGATGGGGATCCTGGTCGGCGCGTGGTTGTGGAAGAAGGGACGCTGA
- a CDS encoding acyl-CoA thioesterase, which yields MIELEQEDPIPQGDLALQITALPRETNGFGDIFGGWLVAQMDLAGTAMASRVAGGRVATVAIDRMAFLVPVAVGAQLSFYTQTLEIGRSSIQMMVEVWSDDPLSSEWRKVTEAVFVFVAIDGSGRTRSVPPRAR from the coding sequence ATGATAGAGCTCGAACAAGAAGATCCGATCCCGCAAGGCGACCTGGCCCTGCAAATCACCGCGCTTCCCCGCGAAACCAACGGCTTCGGCGATATTTTCGGCGGCTGGCTGGTGGCGCAGATGGACCTGGCCGGCACTGCCATGGCCAGCCGTGTTGCCGGCGGCCGTGTTGCGACCGTTGCCATCGACCGCATGGCGTTTCTGGTGCCGGTGGCTGTCGGCGCGCAATTGTCCTTTTATACCCAGACCCTGGAAATCGGCCGCAGCTCGATCCAGATGATGGTCGAGGTGTGGAGCGACGACCCGTTGTCCAGCGAGTGGCGTAAAGTGACCGAAGCGGTGTTCGTGTTCGTTGCCATCGATGGCAGCGGTCGCACCCGTTCGGTTCCGCCACGCGCACGTTAA
- a CDS encoding D-hexose-6-phosphate mutarotase, producing MNTPNVEAVKLDELNCWRIRHCQAEVLVAQQGAHILSYQVDGQPPLIWLNDKAVFKTGKSIRAGVPVCWPWFGIFARNPQSVQAMRTSEEPAGAHGFVRAMDWELGGIETEGESLKVEFKLPYPEGGFPEWPHQVDLTLTLRLDDQLHISLTSHNRGANTVSISQALHSYFAVSDVRNVHVEGVDGLDYIETLDDWKTNTQQGDLRFAGETDRIYLDAPPQLSIVDPAWERRIVLTTTGSRTAVIWNPWIDRAAALSDMDNDGWQRMLCIETANVMNDVMNLAPDASHTMGVSVGSKPL from the coding sequence ATGAACACGCCCAACGTTGAAGCCGTGAAACTGGATGAACTGAACTGCTGGCGCATCCGCCACTGTCAGGCCGAAGTGCTGGTGGCCCAGCAAGGCGCGCACATCCTCAGTTATCAGGTGGACGGCCAGCCGCCGCTGATCTGGCTGAACGACAAGGCCGTGTTCAAGACCGGCAAGAGCATCCGCGCCGGCGTTCCGGTGTGTTGGCCGTGGTTCGGCATCTTCGCCCGCAACCCGCAGAGCGTGCAGGCGATGCGCACGAGCGAAGAACCCGCCGGCGCCCACGGTTTTGTCCGGGCGATGGATTGGGAACTGGGCGGCATCGAAACCGAAGGCGAAAGCCTGAAAGTGGAATTCAAGCTGCCCTACCCCGAGGGCGGTTTTCCGGAATGGCCGCATCAGGTCGACCTGACCCTGACCCTGCGCCTCGACGATCAGTTGCATATCAGCCTGACCAGCCACAACCGTGGTGCCAACACCGTCAGCATCAGCCAGGCGTTGCACAGCTATTTCGCCGTCAGCGATGTGCGCAACGTGCACGTCGAAGGCGTGGATGGCCTGGATTACATCGAGACCCTGGATGACTGGAAAACCAACACGCAGCAGGGCGATCTGCGTTTTGCCGGGGAAACCGACCGCATCTACCTCGACGCCCCGCCGCAACTGAGCATCGTCGACCCGGCCTGGGAACGACGCATCGTGCTGACCACCACCGGCTCACGCACGGCGGTGATCTGGAACCCGTGGATCGACCGCGCCGCTGCGCTCAGCGACATGGACAACGATGGTTGGCAGCGCATGCTGTGCATCGAGACGGCGAACGTGATGAACGATGTGATGAACCTGGCGCCGGATGCCAGCCACACCATGGGTGTCAGCGTCGGCAGCAAGCCGCTCTAA
- a CDS encoding 5-(carboxyamino)imidazole ribonucleotide synthase, translating into MKIGVIGGGQLGRMLALAGTPLGMNFAFLDPAPDACAAALGEHLRADYGDQDHLRQLADEVDLVTFEFESVPAETVAFLSQFVPVYPSAEALRIARDRWFEKSMFKDLGIPTPAFADIQSQADLDAAVASIGLPAVLKTRTLGYDGKGQKVLRKPEDVVGTFAELGSVACLLEGFVPFTGEVSLIAVRARDGETKFYPLVHNTHDSGILKLSVASTDHPLQALAEDYSSRVLKQLNYVGVMAFEFFEVDGGLKANEIAPRVHNSGHWTTEGAECSQFENHLRAVAGLPLGSTAKVGESAMLNFIGVVPPVEKVIAIDDCHLHHYGKAFKAGRKVGHANLRCKDKATLEQQILKVEALIAE; encoded by the coding sequence ATGAAGATCGGTGTAATCGGTGGCGGCCAGTTGGGCCGCATGTTGGCCCTGGCGGGCACCCCGCTGGGCATGAACTTCGCTTTCCTCGACCCTGCGCCGGACGCTTGCGCCGCTGCGCTGGGCGAACACCTGCGGGCCGATTACGGCGATCAGGATCATCTGCGTCAGCTCGCCGATGAAGTCGATCTGGTGACCTTCGAGTTCGAAAGCGTCCCGGCGGAAACCGTGGCCTTCCTTTCGCAATTCGTACCGGTCTACCCGAGTGCCGAAGCCCTGCGCATCGCTCGCGACCGCTGGTTCGAGAAGAGCATGTTCAAGGACCTGGGGATTCCGACCCCGGCGTTCGCCGACATCCAGTCGCAAGCCGACCTGGACGCCGCCGTCGCGTCGATCGGCCTGCCGGCCGTGCTGAAAACCCGCACCCTGGGTTACGACGGCAAGGGCCAGAAAGTCCTGCGCAAGCCGGAAGACGTGGTCGGTACGTTCGCCGAGCTGGGCAGCGTGGCCTGCCTGCTGGAGGGCTTCGTGCCGTTCACCGGCGAAGTGTCGCTGATCGCCGTGCGTGCCCGTGATGGCGAGACGAAGTTCTATCCATTGGTGCACAACACCCACGACAGCGGCATCCTCAAGCTGTCCGTTGCCAGCACCGATCACCCGCTGCAGGCTCTGGCCGAAGACTATTCCAGCCGCGTACTCAAGCAGCTGAACTACGTCGGCGTGATGGCGTTCGAGTTCTTTGAAGTCGACGGTGGCCTCAAGGCCAACGAAATCGCCCCACGCGTACACAACTCCGGGCACTGGACCACCGAAGGCGCCGAGTGCAGCCAGTTCGAAAACCACCTGCGGGCCGTTGCCGGTCTGCCGCTGGGTTCGACCGCCAAGGTCGGCGAGAGCGCGATGCTCAACTTCATCGGCGTTGTACCGCCGGTTGAAAAGGTCATCGCCATCGACGATTGCCACCTGCATCACTACGGCAAGGCCTTCAAGGCCGGGCGCAAGGTCGGTCACGCCAACCTGCGCTGCAAGGACAAGGCGACCCTCGAGCAGCAGATCCTCAAGGTCGAAGCGCTGATCGCCGAGTAA
- a CDS encoding GlsB/YeaQ/YmgE family stress response membrane protein produces the protein MGIIGTIFIGLIVGLLARFLKPGDDSMGWIMTILLGIGGSLAATYGGQALGIYQAGQGAGFIGALVGAIVLLVIYGLIKKN, from the coding sequence ATGGGAATTATCGGAACCATCTTTATCGGCCTCATCGTCGGCCTGCTGGCGCGGTTCCTGAAACCGGGCGATGACAGCATGGGCTGGATCATGACCATCCTGCTCGGTATCGGCGGTTCGCTGGCAGCCACTTACGGCGGCCAGGCCCTGGGCATCTATCAGGCGGGTCAGGGTGCAGGCTTTATCGGCGCGCTGGTCGGCGCGATCGTGCTGCTGGTGATCTACGGCCTGATCAAAAAGAACTGA
- a CDS encoding DUF3299 domain-containing protein, translated as MRRLLLTLLLLGSGLAHAGDLPETDWLELMPKSDQKALEAMPEIDHNSPEATGTFTEKGGMKQAKGLPAVMYSTKTVASMNDKHIRIGGYPVPLESDAKGRSTLFFLVPYPGACIHVPPPPPNQLVLVRYPKGLKLDDIYTPLWVTGTLKIEKVSNDLADAAYALDADKVRVVQESDL; from the coding sequence ATGCGCCGTCTTCTGTTGACTCTCCTTTTGCTGGGCAGCGGTCTGGCCCACGCCGGCGATCTGCCGGAAACCGACTGGCTGGAACTGATGCCCAAGTCGGATCAGAAAGCCCTCGAGGCCATGCCTGAAATCGACCACAACTCCCCGGAAGCCACCGGCACCTTCACCGAGAAAGGCGGGATGAAGCAGGCCAAGGGTTTGCCGGCGGTGATGTATTCGACCAAGACCGTGGCGTCGATGAACGACAAGCACATCCGCATCGGCGGTTACCCGGTGCCGCTGGAATCCGACGCCAAGGGTCGCAGCACGCTGTTCTTTCTCGTGCCGTACCCGGGCGCGTGCATCCATGTGCCGCCACCGCCGCCGAATCAACTGGTGCTGGTGCGTTATCCAAAAGGCTTGAAGCTGGATGACATCTACACGCCGCTGTGGGTGACCGGCACGCTGAAGATCGAAAAGGTCAGCAATGACCTCGCCGATGCGGCATATGCGCTGGACGCGGACAAGGTGCGGGTGGTGCAGGAGTCCGATCTCTAA